One part of the Stigmatopora argus isolate UIUO_Sarg chromosome 8, RoL_Sarg_1.0, whole genome shotgun sequence genome encodes these proteins:
- the LOC144079487 gene encoding transcription initiation factor TFIID subunit 4-like translates to MASNKDPTALGCEGDPAVQVKLQQVAAKLVPSPAVSNRDVRPAVSAAASPASAPAPPASAPAPPASAPAPPAAAPAPPVAAPAPPAAAPAVMVVTKLANPVGTGVHAPKATVGQVTTVKATSAPGRTLLITVPRSTGPPVTPLLTNIQIPPGMVLLRSERGQLMLMTQQALAQAQQVGRLVTTPAPPASTAPRQTNEKVGTVTVAPPALQPPPNQKTATVKVMAMTPKAGAPPTRAPATETRAPVEPVAVETRKEPQPVYSQETLESVKKCKNFLVTLMKLASSDSRSPHMANNVRGLVRSLLEGELEAEGFTEALYQELKSTPQPCLVPFLKKSLPAVRRLTADPQVFIQQACGSSSSGPAANKSSSGPKPLPQASGGVGGGVGGGANAGVSGRSPILTSVTNPKATPVVQMGKKIIGGFTINQPFSQDRPRSIPPANRISSSSYKEDDDINDVPCMAGVNLPEENAHGLTSAVGSVVRSCQDQSFLSAGPALGRILRAGRPLGVTEVVPEAVALVSHATQEFLRGLLETLSVAAEHRKVTPKEDCQHERANDARSQLRFLEGVEAYKKKKRDEEERERLMRLVRSRSHAEDPLLQQMKQRAKEMQQMEEAQTMHRQANLTALAAIGPRKKRALDLPQGSVASGAGPRQTLRRPTRVVLRDLLLCMEHDRFLRHSLTLYKAML, encoded by the exons ATGGCGAGCAATAAAGACCCCACGGCGCTGGGTTGCGAAGGAGACCCCGCCGTTCAAGTCAAGCTCCAACAGGTCGCGGCCAAGTTGGTTCCTTCTCCGGCCGTTTCCAACCGAGACGTCCGCCCAGCCGTCTCCGCCGCGGCGTCTCCCGCGTCGGCCCCGGCGCCTCCCGCGTCGGCCCCGGCGCCTCCCGCGTCGGCCCCGGCGCCTCCCGCGGCGGCCCCGGCGCCTCCCGTGGCGGCCCCGGCGCCTCCCGCGGCGGCCCCGGCCGTCATGGTGGTGACCAAGTTGGCCAACCCCGTCGGGACGGGCGTCCACGCGCCGAAAGCGACCGTGGGCCAGGTCACCACCGTTAAAGCCACCTCGGCGCCGGGGAGGACGCTGTTGATAACCGTCCCCAGGTCCACCGGACCGCCCGTGACGCCCCTGCTCACCAATATTCAGATTCCGCCAG GAATGGTGCTGCTTCGCAGCGAGAGGGGTCAATTGATGCTGATGACCCAGCAGGCTTTGGCTCAAGCTCAGCAGGTCGGCAGACTCGTCACGACCCCGGCGCCCCCG GCGTCGACGGCGCCGAGGCAGACCAACGAGAAGGTCGGGACCGTGACCGTGGCTCCACCCGCTCTTCAGCCGCCGCCCAATCAGAAAACGGCCACGGTCAAG gTGATGGCCATGACTCCTAAAGCCGGCGCTCCTCCGACCCGCGCGCCGGCCACGGAAACGCGAGCTCCGGTTGAGCCGGTTGCCGTGGAAACGAGAAAAGAGCCTCAACCTGTGTACAGTCAG GAGACGCTGGAAAGTGTGAAAAAGTGCAAGAACTTCCTGGTGACGCTGATGAAGCTGGCGTCCAGCGACTCCAGGTCGCCCCACATGGCCAACAACGTGCGGGGTCTGGTCAGGAGTCTGCTG GAAGGCGAGCTGGAGGCCGAGGGGTTCACCGAGGCGCTCTACCAGGAGCTCAAGTCCACGCCGCAGCCCTGCTTGGTCCCCTTCCTCAAG AAAAGTCTACCGGCGGTGCGCCGTCTGACGGCGGACCCTCAAGTCTTCATTCAGCAGGCGTGCGGCTCCTCTTCCTCCGGCCCTGCCGCCAACAAGTCCAGTTCGGGGCCGAAACCCCTTcctcaa GCAAGCGGTGGCGTTGGCGGTGGCGTTGGCGGTGGCGCCAATGCCGGCGTGTCGGGCCGGTCCCCAATTCTGACCTCCGTCACCAACCCTAAAGCCACACCGGTGGtgcagatggggaaaaaaataatag gaGGATTCACCATCAATCAACCTTTTTCTCAAGATCGTCCGCGTTCCATCCCACCGGCCAACAGGATTTCTTCGTCCTCGTACAA GGAGGACGACGACATCAACGACGTGCCGTGCATGGCGGGCGTCAACCTGCCCGAGGAGAACGCCCACGGCCTGACGAGCGCGGTGGGCTCGGTGGTGCGCTCGTGCCAGGACCAGTCCTTCCTGTCGGCCGGCCCCGCGCTGGGCCGCATCCTGCGCGCCGGCCGGCCCCTGGGGGTGACGGAGGTGGTCCCCGAGGCCGTGGCCCTGGTGTCGCACGCCACGCAGGAGTTCCTCCGCGGCCTCCTGGAGACGCTGAGCGTGGCGGCCGAGCACCGCAAGGTCACTCCCAAG GAGGACTGTCAGCACGAACGGGCCAACGACGCCCGCTCGCAGCTGCGTTTCCTGGAGGGCGTGGAGGcctacaagaagaagaagagagatGAGGAGGAGAGGGAGCGCCTCATGCGCTTGGTCAGG AGTCGCTCCCACGCCGAGGATCCGCTGCTGCAGCAGATGAAGCAGCGGGCCAAAGAG ATGCAACAAATGGAAGAAGCGCAAACCATGCACCGACAAGCCAACCTGACGGCGTTGGCGGCCATCGGGCCCAGGAAGAAGAGAGCGCTGGATCTGCCCCAGGGATCG GTGGCGTCGGGGGCGGGGCCACGACAGACGCTCCGTCGCCCGACTCGCGTGGTCCTGCGAGATCTGCTGCTGTGCATGGAACACGACCGCTTCCTGCGACACTCTCTGACGCTCTACAAAGCCATGCTCTGA